From a single Nocardioides panacis genomic region:
- the serC gene encoding phosphoserine transaminase: MTETITLPAALLPADGRFGAGPSKVRVEALQALAATGSSLLGTSHRQAPVKNLVGRVREGIAALFELPEGYEVVLGNGGATAFWDVATFGLVRERSQHLVFGEFSSKFAQAAQAAPFLGDPTVIESPTGTRPSPRAEAGVDVYAWAHNETSTGVMAPVRRVAGADEGALVLVDATSGAGGLPVDVSETDAYYFAPQKNFGSDGGLWVALLSPAALERAAEIGASDRWVPAFLDLPTAIDNSTKNQTYNTPSVATLFLMAEQLDWLNGQGGLDFAVSRTTDSSNRLYTWAEKTSYTTPYVADPDERSLVIGTIDFDEGVDAAAVARVLRANGVVDVEPYRKLGRNQLRVAMFPAIDPADVEALTACVDHVVERL, encoded by the coding sequence GTGACCGAGACGATCACCCTCCCCGCCGCACTCCTGCCCGCCGACGGCCGCTTCGGCGCCGGCCCCTCGAAGGTCCGGGTCGAGGCCCTGCAGGCGCTCGCCGCCACCGGCAGCTCCCTGCTCGGCACCTCCCACCGCCAGGCCCCGGTGAAGAACCTCGTGGGCCGGGTCCGTGAGGGGATCGCCGCGCTGTTCGAGCTGCCCGAGGGCTACGAGGTGGTCCTCGGCAACGGCGGCGCGACCGCGTTCTGGGACGTCGCGACGTTCGGCCTGGTCCGCGAGCGCAGCCAGCACCTGGTCTTCGGGGAGTTCTCCTCCAAGTTCGCCCAGGCCGCGCAGGCCGCGCCGTTCCTCGGCGACCCCACGGTCATCGAGTCCCCCACCGGCACCCGCCCCTCGCCGCGCGCCGAGGCCGGCGTCGACGTCTACGCCTGGGCGCACAACGAGACCTCCACCGGCGTGATGGCCCCGGTCCGCCGGGTGGCCGGCGCCGACGAGGGCGCGCTCGTGCTGGTGGACGCCACCTCGGGTGCCGGCGGCCTGCCCGTCGACGTCAGCGAGACCGACGCCTACTACTTCGCGCCGCAGAAGAACTTCGGCTCCGACGGCGGCCTGTGGGTCGCGCTGCTCTCGCCGGCGGCACTGGAACGCGCCGCGGAGATCGGCGCGTCCGACCGCTGGGTGCCGGCGTTCCTCGACCTGCCCACGGCGATCGACAACTCGACCAAGAACCAGACCTACAACACCCCGTCGGTCGCGACGCTGTTCCTGATGGCCGAGCAGCTCGACTGGCTCAACGGCCAGGGCGGCCTGGACTTCGCGGTGTCCCGGACCACCGACAGCTCGAACCGGCTCTACACCTGGGCCGAGAAGACGTCCTACACGACCCCGTACGTCGCCGACCCGGACGAGCGCTCGCTGGTCATCGGCACCATCGACTTCGACGAGGGCGTCGACGCCGCCGCGGTCGCCAGGGTGCTGCGCGCCAACGGTGTGGTGGACGTCGAGCCCTACCGCAAGCTCGGCCGCAACCAGCTGCGGGTGGCGATGTTCCCGGCGATCGACCCGGCCGACGTCGAGGCGCTCACCGCCTGCGTGGACCACGTGGTCGAACGGCTCTGA
- a CDS encoding class I SAM-dependent methyltransferase, which translates to MAAEPLLRALTRMRGLLLDDQQLVRAVASGRQKGQTPRWRRVELRYVDLKAGRRLQVTAYDDTQAHTSNHEPGDAAKAAVDDLLDLPFGNWHVETLTETHQLRVTKRLEAMVHTQASGPDRLDQPGPGLDRPGSGLDQSGEDPAREHDRRKPRLLPEDAPVLVALGISDADGRVKPSRQAKYRQVDEFLRSLTSVVDEALASGRLRTPTAEEPLRVVDLGCGNAYLTFAAHAYLEGVRGLPVRVVGIDRQPQLVARNNEIARDLGIEERISFSPGDIGTAELDERPDVVLALHACDTATDDALARAVTWEAPLVLAAPCCHHDIAAQLRRTPTPAPYSLLTRSGILRERFADTLTDAVRASVLRQVGYRVDVTDFVDSRHTPRNTLLRAVRTGAAPSPDARRELDDVVSTWGIHPQLAELLRDRLA; encoded by the coding sequence GTGGCCGCCGAACCCCTCCTCCGGGCCCTGACGCGGATGCGCGGGCTGCTCCTGGACGACCAGCAGCTGGTCCGGGCCGTCGCCTCGGGCCGCCAGAAGGGCCAGACCCCGCGCTGGCGCCGCGTCGAGCTCCGGTACGTCGACCTGAAGGCCGGCCGACGCCTCCAGGTGACGGCCTACGACGACACCCAGGCGCACACCTCGAACCACGAGCCCGGGGACGCCGCGAAGGCCGCCGTCGACGACCTGCTGGACCTGCCCTTCGGCAACTGGCACGTCGAGACGCTGACCGAGACCCACCAGCTCCGGGTGACCAAGAGGCTCGAGGCGATGGTGCACACGCAGGCGAGTGGTCCCGACAGGCTCGACCAGCCGGGACCCGGGCTCGACCGGCCGGGATCCGGGCTCGACCAGTCGGGGGAGGACCCGGCGCGCGAGCACGACCGGCGCAAGCCCCGGCTGCTCCCGGAGGACGCGCCGGTGCTGGTGGCGCTGGGCATCTCCGACGCCGACGGCCGGGTCAAGCCGAGCCGGCAGGCGAAGTACCGCCAGGTCGACGAGTTCCTGCGCAGCCTCACCTCCGTGGTCGACGAGGCGCTGGCCTCCGGACGGCTGCGCACCCCCACCGCGGAGGAGCCGCTGCGGGTCGTGGACCTCGGCTGCGGCAACGCCTACCTCACGTTCGCGGCGCACGCCTACCTCGAGGGCGTCCGCGGCCTGCCGGTGCGGGTGGTCGGCATCGACCGGCAGCCGCAGCTGGTGGCCCGCAACAACGAGATCGCGCGGGACCTCGGGATCGAGGAGCGGATCTCGTTCTCGCCCGGCGACATCGGCACCGCCGAGCTCGACGAGCGGCCGGACGTGGTGCTGGCGCTGCACGCGTGCGACACCGCCACCGACGACGCGCTCGCCCGGGCGGTCACCTGGGAGGCCCCGCTGGTGCTCGCGGCGCCCTGCTGCCACCACGACATCGCCGCCCAGCTGCGGCGCACGCCGACCCCGGCGCCGTACTCCCTGCTCACGCGCAGCGGCATCCTGCGCGAGCGGTTCGCGGACACCCTCACCGACGCGGTGCGCGCCTCGGTGCTGCGCCAGGTCGGCTACCGGGTCGACGTGACCGACTTCGTGGACAGCCGGCACACCCCGCGCAACACGCTGCTGCGCGCGGTGCGGACCGGCGCCGCGCCCTCGCCGGACGCCCGGCGCGAGCTGGACGACGTCGTCAGCACCTGGGGCATCCACCCGCAGCTGGCGGAGCTCCTGCGTGACCGGCTGGCCTAG
- a CDS encoding GNAT family N-acetyltransferase gives MSMRILAVAFTHPDTQRLVADVQAEYVRLYGSEDSTPLDTGVFDPPQGAFFVGYVDGQPVAMGGWRLRSDVPALGATRSAEVKRMYVAPAARRQGLARAVLAHLEETAARAGAEAMVLETGTEQPEAIAMYERAGYERIEGFGYYRWSPKSRCYGKRLVPGSRAGR, from the coding sequence ATGAGCATGCGCATCCTCGCGGTTGCGTTCACCCATCCCGACACCCAGCGGCTGGTCGCGGACGTGCAGGCGGAGTACGTCCGGCTCTACGGCAGCGAGGACTCCACCCCGCTGGACACCGGCGTCTTCGACCCGCCGCAGGGTGCCTTCTTCGTCGGTTACGTCGACGGGCAGCCCGTCGCGATGGGCGGCTGGCGGCTGCGCTCGGACGTCCCGGCCCTCGGGGCGACCCGGTCCGCCGAGGTGAAGCGGATGTACGTCGCACCGGCCGCCCGCCGCCAGGGGCTGGCCCGGGCGGTGCTCGCGCACCTGGAGGAGACCGCCGCGCGGGCCGGTGCCGAGGCGATGGTCCTGGAGACCGGCACCGAGCAGCCGGAGGCCATCGCGATGTACGAGCGGGCCGGCTACGAGCGGATCGAGGGCTTCGGCTACTACCGCTGGTCGCCCAAGTCGCGGTGCTACGGCAAGCGGCTGGTGCCCGGGTCCCGGGCCGGCCGCTAG
- a CDS encoding citrate synthase 2 — MTEVHHGLEGVVAFETEIAEPDKEGSALRYRGVDIEDIVGHVPFENVWGLLVDGTYSPGLPPAEAYNIPVHTGEVRVDVQAAIAMLAPAFGFRQTYDITDQQARDDLSRVAVMVLSYAAQAARGLHQPVVPQKDVDAGHTLAERFLIRWKGEADPKHVAAIDAYWSSAAEHGMNASTFTSRVITSTGADVAAAFSGAIGAMSGPLHGGAPSRVLGMLEEVEKTGDAEAYVKALLDRGERLMGFGHRVYRAEDPRARVLRRTAKELGAPRYAVAEALEKAALAELKARRPDRVLETNVEFWAAIVLDFAEVPPHMFTSMFTCARTGGWSAHILEQKRTGRLIRPSAKYSGPAPRKADEVEGWQSAWA, encoded by the coding sequence ATGACCGAGGTCCACCACGGCCTGGAGGGCGTTGTCGCCTTCGAGACCGAGATCGCCGAGCCCGACAAGGAAGGGTCCGCGCTGCGCTACCGCGGCGTCGACATCGAGGACATCGTCGGGCACGTGCCCTTCGAGAACGTCTGGGGCCTGCTCGTCGACGGCACCTACTCCCCCGGCCTGCCGCCGGCCGAGGCCTACAACATCCCGGTGCACACCGGCGAGGTGCGCGTGGACGTGCAGGCGGCCATCGCGATGCTCGCGCCCGCGTTCGGCTTCCGGCAGACCTACGACATCACCGACCAGCAGGCCCGCGACGACCTGAGCCGGGTCGCGGTGATGGTGCTGTCCTACGCCGCCCAGGCCGCCCGCGGCCTGCACCAGCCGGTCGTCCCCCAGAAGGACGTGGACGCCGGGCACACCCTCGCCGAGCGGTTCCTGATCCGCTGGAAGGGCGAGGCCGACCCCAAGCACGTCGCGGCCATCGACGCCTACTGGAGCTCGGCGGCCGAGCACGGCATGAACGCCTCCACCTTCACCTCCCGGGTGATCACCTCCACCGGTGCCGACGTGGCCGCCGCCTTCTCCGGCGCGATCGGCGCGATGAGCGGCCCGCTGCACGGCGGCGCGCCCTCCCGCGTGCTCGGCATGCTCGAGGAGGTCGAGAAGACCGGCGACGCCGAGGCCTACGTCAAGGCCCTGCTCGACAGGGGTGAGCGGCTGATGGGCTTCGGGCACCGCGTCTACCGCGCCGAGGACCCGCGCGCCCGGGTGCTGCGGCGCACGGCGAAGGAGCTCGGCGCGCCGCGCTACGCGGTCGCCGAGGCCCTGGAGAAGGCGGCGCTGGCCGAGCTCAAGGCGCGCCGCCCGGACCGCGTCCTGGAGACCAACGTGGAGTTCTGGGCGGCCATCGTCCTGGACTTCGCCGAGGTGCCGCCGCACATGTTCACCTCGATGTTCACCTGCGCCCGCACGGGTGGCTGGTCGGCGCACATCCTGGAGCAGAAGCGCACCGGCCGGCTGATCCGGCCGTCCGCGAAGTACTCCGGGCCCGCGCCGCGCAAGGCCGACGAGGTCGAGGGCTGGCAGAGCGCCTGGGCCTGA
- a CDS encoding MarR family winged helix-turn-helix transcriptional regulator, with amino-acid sequence MPSVEKVTRTDSGLASALRISVARLQRRLRGERDPDNELLPVGQLSVLGLLNRFGDSTVGELAALERVQPPSMTRTVNCLDDGGYVVRRKNESDGRQVVVALSEQGKQTLANDRRRRDAWLAQRLRELTPEERSVLRQAAPIIERLAQA; translated from the coding sequence ATGCCATCCGTCGAGAAGGTCACCCGCACCGACAGCGGGCTCGCGTCCGCGCTGCGCATCTCCGTCGCGCGACTGCAGCGCCGGTTGCGCGGCGAGCGGGACCCGGACAACGAGCTGCTCCCGGTGGGGCAGCTGTCCGTCCTCGGTCTGCTGAACCGCTTCGGTGACAGCACCGTCGGCGAGCTCGCCGCCCTCGAGCGGGTCCAGCCGCCGTCGATGACCCGCACCGTCAACTGCCTCGACGACGGCGGCTACGTCGTACGTCGCAAGAACGAGTCCGACGGGCGCCAGGTCGTCGTCGCGCTGTCCGAGCAGGGCAAGCAGACCCTCGCCAACGACCGTCGCCGTCGCGACGCCTGGCTCGCGCAGCGGCTGCGCGAGCTCACCCCCGAAGAACGCTCCGTGCTGCGTCAGGCAGCTCCGATCATCGAAAGGCTGGCTCAGGCTTGA
- a CDS encoding MFS transporter, translated as MSPTFRSLSNRNYRLYASGAVVSNVGTWMQRVAQDWLVLQLTHNNGTALGITTGLQFLPILLLSPYAGLIADRFPKRRLLQVTQLMLAVPAMLLGVLAVTGVAQSWHVYALAFVFGIGSAFDAPARQSFVSEIVGPEDLTNAVGLNSASFNLARMIGPALAGLLIAAFGSGVPATGAVIMVNAVSYGAVILSLQRMRDSELNRAAPTPRHKGMIRDGVRYVLRRPDLMLILTIVFFAGTFGLNFQLTSALMATEVFHKGASEYGILGTTLAIGSLSGALLAARRGRIRHRLVIIAAVVFGVAEIVAGLLPTYVAFAIWTPVIGIASLTMITSANATFQMSVAPEMRGRVMALYMMIFMGGTPIGSPIVGWVGETFGARWTLIGGGVATILGTVLAVLVFSRAQGLIGHAHDRTAHRPSAEPERAVREVGAAGEVVAGRA; from the coding sequence TTGAGTCCCACGTTCCGCTCACTGTCGAACCGCAACTACCGGCTGTACGCGTCCGGTGCCGTGGTGTCGAACGTCGGGACGTGGATGCAGCGCGTCGCCCAGGACTGGCTCGTCCTGCAGCTGACGCACAACAACGGCACCGCCCTGGGCATCACGACCGGCCTGCAGTTCCTGCCGATCCTGCTGCTCTCCCCGTACGCCGGCCTGATCGCCGACCGCTTCCCGAAGCGCCGGCTGCTGCAGGTCACCCAGCTGATGCTCGCCGTCCCGGCGATGCTGCTCGGCGTGCTCGCGGTGACCGGGGTCGCGCAGAGCTGGCACGTCTACGCCCTGGCGTTCGTCTTCGGCATCGGCTCGGCGTTCGATGCCCCGGCCCGCCAGTCGTTCGTCAGCGAGATCGTCGGTCCCGAGGACCTGACCAACGCGGTCGGCCTCAACTCGGCGTCGTTCAACCTGGCCCGGATGATCGGCCCGGCCCTGGCCGGCCTGCTGATCGCCGCCTTCGGCTCGGGCGTCCCCGCGACCGGCGCGGTGATCATGGTCAACGCGGTCAGCTACGGCGCGGTGATCCTGTCGCTGCAGCGGATGCGCGACAGCGAGCTCAACCGCGCCGCGCCGACCCCCCGGCACAAGGGGATGATCCGCGACGGCGTGCGCTACGTGCTGCGTCGCCCGGACCTGATGCTGATCCTCACCATCGTGTTCTTCGCCGGCACCTTCGGGCTGAACTTCCAGCTCACCTCCGCGCTGATGGCGACCGAGGTGTTCCACAAGGGCGCCAGCGAGTACGGCATCCTCGGTACGACGCTCGCGATCGGCTCCCTGTCGGGCGCGCTGCTCGCCGCGCGCCGCGGCCGGATCCGGCACCGCCTGGTGATCATCGCCGCCGTCGTGTTCGGCGTCGCCGAGATCGTCGCCGGCCTGCTGCCGACGTACGTCGCGTTCGCGATCTGGACGCCAGTGATCGGGATCGCCTCGCTGACGATGATCACGTCGGCCAACGCCACCTTCCAGATGAGCGTCGCGCCGGAGATGCGCGGCCGGGTGATGGCGCTCTACATGATGATCTTCATGGGCGGCACGCCGATCGGCTCGCCCATCGTCGGCTGGGTCGGGGAGACCTTCGGGGCGCGCTGGACGCTGATCGGCGGAGGGGTCGCCACGATCCTCGGCACCGTGCTGGCGGTGCTGGTGTTCAGCCGCGCCCAGGGCCTGATCGGGCACGCGCACGACCGGACCGCGCACCGACCGAGCGCCGAGCCCGAGCGGGCCGTGCGCGAGGTAGGCGCGGCCGGCGAGGTGGTTGCCGGCCGCGCCTAG
- the pdxH gene encoding pyridoxamine 5'-phosphate oxidase gives MSEHPQTQDLGALRREYGDRGLDTPDLEPDPVEMFRRWLDETVESGVHEPNAMVVSTVSAEGRPSSRMVLLKGLDTRGFVFYTNYESRKGEEIDANPHVSLLFPWQDLQRQVRVEGTASRVSREESAAYFAERPRESQLGAWASPQSRVVASRAALDERYGGVLAQFADVDDVPLPPSWGGFRVEPELVEFWQGRKGRMHDRLRYRRTHGDPHAPWTVERLAP, from the coding sequence ATGAGCGAGCACCCCCAGACCCAGGACCTCGGTGCGCTGCGCCGCGAGTACGGCGACCGCGGGCTCGACACCCCGGACCTGGAGCCCGACCCGGTCGAGATGTTCCGGCGGTGGCTGGACGAGACCGTGGAGTCCGGGGTGCACGAGCCCAACGCGATGGTGGTCTCGACGGTGTCGGCCGAGGGCAGGCCCTCCTCGCGGATGGTGCTGCTGAAGGGGCTCGACACCCGGGGCTTCGTGTTCTACACGAACTACGAGTCCCGCAAGGGCGAGGAGATCGACGCCAACCCGCACGTCTCGCTGCTGTTCCCGTGGCAGGACCTGCAGCGCCAGGTCCGGGTCGAGGGCACCGCCTCGCGGGTCTCCCGGGAGGAGAGCGCCGCCTACTTCGCCGAGCGACCCCGGGAGTCGCAGCTCGGCGCCTGGGCGTCGCCGCAGTCCCGGGTGGTGGCCTCGCGCGCCGCGCTCGACGAGCGGTACGGCGGCGTGCTGGCGCAGTTCGCCGACGTGGACGACGTACCCCTCCCGCCGTCGTGGGGCGGGTTCCGGGTGGAGCCCGAGCTCGTGGAGTTCTGGCAGGGCCGCAAGGGCCGGATGCACGACCGGCTGCGCTACCGCCGCACGCACGGCGACCCGCACGCGCCCTGGACCGTGGAGCGGCTGGCCCCGTAG
- a CDS encoding STAS domain-containing protein has product MHLQIDVERREGYAILSPQGEIDFATGPQLKDAITETLVGGDVNLIIDLLAVDFIESTGLGALIGGRRRAYALKGSLSLVCTEQQMLKIFRITGLDKVFTIHDTVDEAVSARAVAS; this is encoded by the coding sequence ATGCATCTGCAGATCGACGTCGAGCGGCGTGAGGGCTACGCGATCCTCAGCCCCCAGGGCGAGATCGACTTCGCCACCGGGCCCCAGCTCAAGGACGCGATCACCGAGACCCTGGTCGGCGGGGACGTCAACCTGATCATCGACCTGCTGGCCGTCGACTTCATCGAGTCGACCGGCCTGGGCGCGCTGATCGGCGGCCGCCGCCGGGCCTACGCGCTCAAGGGCTCGCTGTCCCTGGTGTGCACCGAGCAACAGATGCTGAAGATCTTCCGGATCACCGGCCTGGACAAGGTGTTCACCATCCACGACACCGTGGACGAGGCGGTCAGCGCCCGCGCGGTCGCCTCCTAG
- a CDS encoding ABC transporter permease, giving the protein MSTLTGTTALARLVVRRDRVRMAVWVLAMTLLTYSSGSAMGTTFPTQASIDSYASSMATSPAVIFLAGPPVALDTLPGIVLNKVSFLGLVGVCLMTVLQVVRHTRAEEEEGRAELVRAGVVGRDAALAATVLVTGAAALLVGAGQALATNAAQVPLGDALLYGASVAALGLVFAGIALCTAQVFTHARAASGSALALFGVAYVVRGAGDVQGNGLVWLSPIGWSQATHATGADATWWPLLVPVVVSAVLVGLAAWLQRRRDEGAGLVSGRPGRAQAARSLSGAFGLALRTQRPLLVGWALGLFALGAVYGSLTQGVEDLARSNPTLEEFFRASGQGSLVDSFRATMLLVLALLAGAYAVGSALRLTSEETSGRLEPLLATGLSRARWMLGTLAMTLVGSATVLLAAGAGLGSTYAMSTGDPSQLLRIAGLELVYLPAVLVPAGIAALVHGWRPGWARVAWVVLAVWFVLGYLGELLNAPEWLVRTSPFTRTPSVPVASLSLTAPLVITLLVALLTAVGVTALRHRDLQTH; this is encoded by the coding sequence GTGAGCACGCTCACCGGCACCACGGCCCTGGCCCGCCTCGTCGTCCGGCGGGACCGGGTCAGGATGGCGGTGTGGGTGCTCGCGATGACGCTGCTGACCTACTCCTCGGGCAGCGCGATGGGCACGACGTTCCCGACCCAGGCCTCGATCGACAGCTACGCCTCCTCGATGGCCACCTCGCCGGCGGTGATCTTCCTCGCCGGCCCGCCGGTCGCCCTGGACACGCTGCCGGGCATCGTGCTGAACAAGGTGTCCTTCCTGGGGCTGGTCGGCGTGTGCCTGATGACCGTCCTCCAGGTGGTGCGGCACACCCGCGCCGAGGAGGAGGAGGGGCGCGCCGAGCTGGTCCGGGCCGGGGTGGTGGGCCGCGACGCCGCGCTCGCGGCGACGGTGCTGGTGACCGGTGCCGCCGCGCTGCTCGTCGGGGCCGGGCAGGCGCTCGCGACGAACGCCGCGCAGGTGCCGCTCGGGGACGCGCTGCTGTACGGCGCGTCGGTGGCCGCCCTCGGCCTGGTGTTCGCCGGGATCGCGCTGTGCACCGCCCAGGTGTTCACCCACGCCCGGGCGGCGAGCGGGTCGGCCCTGGCGCTCTTCGGCGTCGCCTACGTCGTGCGGGGCGCCGGTGACGTGCAGGGCAACGGCCTGGTGTGGCTCTCGCCCATCGGGTGGTCCCAGGCGACGCACGCGACCGGCGCCGACGCGACCTGGTGGCCGCTGCTGGTCCCGGTCGTGGTGAGCGCCGTGCTCGTCGGTCTGGCCGCCTGGCTGCAGCGCCGGCGCGACGAGGGCGCCGGCCTGGTGTCCGGCCGGCCCGGCCGCGCGCAGGCCGCCCGCTCGCTGTCCGGGGCGTTCGGCCTGGCGCTGCGCACCCAGCGCCCGCTGCTGGTCGGCTGGGCCCTCGGCCTGTTCGCGCTCGGCGCGGTGTACGGCTCGCTGACCCAGGGCGTCGAGGACCTGGCCCGCAGCAACCCCACGCTGGAGGAGTTCTTCCGGGCGAGCGGGCAGGGCAGCCTGGTCGACTCGTTCCGCGCCACGATGCTGCTGGTGCTCGCCCTGCTGGCCGGCGCCTACGCCGTCGGCTCGGCGCTGCGGCTCACCTCCGAGGAGACCTCCGGCCGGCTCGAGCCGCTGCTCGCCACCGGGCTGTCGCGCGCCCGGTGGATGCTCGGCACCCTGGCGATGACCCTGGTCGGCAGCGCGACGGTGCTCCTCGCCGCCGGGGCGGGTCTCGGGTCGACGTACGCGATGTCGACGGGGGACCCGTCCCAGCTGCTCCGGATCGCCGGCCTGGAGCTGGTCTACCTCCCGGCCGTGCTGGTCCCGGCCGGCATCGCCGCGCTGGTGCACGGGTGGCGGCCGGGCTGGGCCCGGGTCGCCTGGGTGGTCCTCGCCGTCTGGTTCGTGCTCGGCTACCTCGGTGAGCTGCTGAACGCCCCCGAGTGGCTGGTGCGGACCTCTCCCTTCACCCGCACCCCCTCCGTCCCGGTGGCGTCGCTGTCCCTCACCGCCCCGCTGGTGATCACCCTGCTGGTGGCCCTGCTCACCGCCGTCGGCGTCACGGCCCTCCGCCACCGCGACCTCCAGACCCACTGA
- a CDS encoding ABC transporter ATP-binding protein has translation MSAAISVSGLRKTFGRTVALDGLDLEVTTGEVHGFLGPNGAGKSTTIRVLLGLLRADAGDVRLLEGDPWRDAATLHRRLAYVPGEMNLWPNLTGGEVIDLLGRLRGSHDPRRRADLLERFDLDPTKKSRTYSKGNRQKVGLVAALAADVELLLLDEPTSGLDPLMEAVFQECIREEAAAGRTVLLSSHILAEAEALCDRVSIVRSGRIVQHGTLADLRHLTRTTVIAETRLHADALAAVPGVGHVDRLDGRVSFDVDTEHLDEAMRYLSSLDIRSLVSHPPTLEELFLRQYGESV, from the coding sequence AGACCTTCGGGCGGACGGTCGCGCTCGACGGTCTGGACCTCGAGGTGACCACCGGTGAGGTGCACGGCTTCCTCGGCCCGAACGGTGCCGGGAAGTCCACGACCATCCGGGTGCTGCTCGGGCTGCTCCGGGCCGACGCGGGCGACGTACGGCTGCTGGAGGGGGACCCGTGGCGGGACGCCGCGACCCTGCACCGGCGGCTGGCCTACGTGCCCGGCGAGATGAACCTGTGGCCGAACCTCACCGGGGGCGAGGTCATCGACCTGCTCGGCCGGCTGCGCGGCAGCCACGACCCGCGGCGCCGGGCGGACCTGCTCGAGCGGTTCGACCTCGACCCGACCAAGAAGTCCCGCACCTACTCCAAGGGCAACCGGCAGAAGGTCGGCCTGGTCGCCGCGCTCGCCGCGGACGTGGAGCTGCTGCTGCTCGACGAGCCGACCTCCGGGCTCGACCCGCTGATGGAGGCGGTGTTCCAGGAGTGCATCCGCGAGGAGGCCGCCGCCGGGCGGACGGTGCTGCTGTCCAGCCACATCCTGGCCGAGGCCGAGGCGCTGTGCGACCGGGTCAGCATCGTGCGCTCCGGCCGGATCGTGCAGCACGGCACGCTCGCCGACCTGCGGCACCTGACCCGGACCACGGTGATCGCCGAGACCCGGCTGCACGCCGACGCCCTGGCCGCCGTACCCGGGGTGGGGCACGTGGACCGCCTCGACGGCCGGGTCAGCTTCGACGTCGACACCGAGCACCTCGACGAGGCGATGCGCTACCTGTCCTCGCTCGACATCCGGTCGCTGGTCAGCCACCCCCCGACCCTGGAGGAGCTGTTCCTGCGGCAGTACGGCGAGTCGGTGTGA
- a CDS encoding esterase-like activity of phytase family protein: MTGWPRTRAAALLAPFLTVLATGAGAAYAAPDDPVPSRTLFTIDDDEVFESSGLVDTGRVVYTINDSGDDAVVYGLDPGTGRPVSRTTYAGSVEDVEAIAPGRDGRVWVGDIGDNRRRRDDVTVYRVDPRDGEHPATPHRLTYPDGAHDAETLLVHPRTGRVFVVSKSPFGGTVYAAPRTLSGAATDRLTSFARVSGLVTDGTFFAGGRRVLLRTYGTASVYTFPGFALVGTVRLPAQRQGEGISVSPQGRVLVSSEGPRSDVLEVTLPAALTDPSATPAAAPLGPGPTRDPQRPGDRPPRDRTAEEWGWVALASVGVLSLGYLTLRAVRPRGPRRR, translated from the coding sequence GTGACCGGCTGGCCTAGGACCCGCGCGGCCGCGCTGCTGGCCCCGTTCCTGACCGTGCTCGCGACGGGAGCCGGGGCGGCGTACGCCGCGCCGGACGACCCGGTCCCGAGCCGGACGCTGTTCACGATCGACGACGACGAGGTGTTCGAGTCCAGCGGGCTGGTCGACACCGGCCGGGTGGTCTACACGATCAACGACTCCGGCGACGACGCGGTCGTCTACGGCCTGGACCCGGGCACCGGCCGTCCGGTCAGCCGGACGACGTACGCCGGCTCCGTCGAGGACGTGGAGGCGATCGCCCCCGGCCGGGACGGCCGCGTCTGGGTCGGCGACATCGGTGACAACCGGCGCCGCCGCGACGACGTCACGGTCTACCGCGTCGACCCGCGCGACGGCGAGCACCCGGCCACACCGCACCGGCTGACCTACCCCGACGGCGCGCACGACGCCGAGACGCTGCTGGTCCACCCGCGGACCGGCCGGGTCTTCGTGGTGTCCAAGTCGCCCTTCGGCGGCACCGTGTACGCCGCCCCGCGCACCCTGTCCGGCGCCGCCACCGACCGGCTCACGTCCTTCGCGCGGGTCTCCGGGCTGGTCACCGACGGCACGTTCTTCGCGGGCGGCAGGCGGGTGCTGCTGCGCACCTACGGCACCGCCTCGGTCTACACGTTCCCCGGCTTCGCGCTCGTCGGCACCGTGCGGCTGCCCGCCCAGCGGCAGGGCGAGGGCATCTCGGTCTCGCCGCAGGGACGGGTGCTGGTCTCCAGCGAGGGGCCCCGGTCCGACGTGCTCGAGGTGACACTGCCGGCGGCGCTCACCGACCCGTCGGCCACCCCGGCGGCGGCGCCCCTGGGGCCCGGGCCCACCCGCGACCCGCAGCGCCCCGGGGACCGGCCGCCGCGCGACCGGACGGCCGAGGAGTGGGGCTGGGTCGCGCTGGCCTCCGTCGGCGTCCTGTCGCTGGGCTACCTGACGCTCAGAGCCGTTCGACCACGTGGTCCACGCAGGCGGTGA